In Arcanobacterium canis, the sequence ACGTTCAATCAAACAAGCTCGCCCGTGCAATGGACTATGCGTCACGAATCGACACTGTTGATTCACTTCAGATGGCAACACGAATTGCACGCCGACAAAGTGCTCGCATCAATGCTGGATATGCTAGCGGGCCATTTTCTGTGCTAATTCAGGTCAATTCTGCTTCCGCTTCATCTCAATATGGCGTCCGCCCTGACCACGCACGTATGCTCGCTGAACAGATTGCCGATCTGGATCTTCTCCGCCTGGAGGGACTGATGACAATTGGAGCTCACACTGACAATGAGGCTGATATTCGACGTTCCTTTGCTCTCACCCGTGCTCTCTTAGATTCGATGACAGCAGATGGAACCGTACAGGGCCACGTACTGTCGATGGGAATGACCCATGATCTGGAACTCGCAATTGCTGAAGGATCGACACTGGTTCGCGTCGGGACCGCAGTGTTTGGCCCGCGCCCAGCAAAATAATGTTTGACACAGTGTTGCCGGTGGCCAGGAAAACCTGGCCACCGGCAAC encodes:
- a CDS encoding YggS family pyridoxal phosphate-dependent enzyme; this encodes MSIASKIAQVRHRINEAEQLAGRQPGDVVLQLAAKYQPLSAIIEALEAGVCDFGQNIVSQLVDTEIGLAKHGAPAHSTTVIGHVQSNKLARAMDYASRIDTVDSLQMATRIARRQSARINAGYASGPFSVLIQVNSASASSQYGVRPDHARMLAEQIADLDLLRLEGLMTIGAHTDNEADIRRSFALTRALLDSMTADGTVQGHVLSMGMTHDLELAIAEGSTLVRVGTAVFGPRPAK